The following are from one region of the Rosistilla carotiformis genome:
- a CDS encoding alpha-amylase family glycosyl hydrolase: MIYQIYPRSFQDSDADGVGDLVGIKSRLDYLASLGIDAVWLSPIYPSPMADFGYDIADYCGIDPMFGDLTGFDRLLSAVHARGLRLLLDFVPNHTSDQHPWFIQSRSSRENPKRDWYIWRDPAPDGGPPNNWISDFGGSSWEWDASTGQYYLHAFLTSQPDINWREPQVREAMMAVLRFWLDRGVDGFRIDVLWHIIKAATLPDNPINADWTPDRTQRDRLIQLHSTDQPEAHAISADFRALADSYGDRVLIGEICLPNDRLARWYGTANRPQVHMPFNFQLIESVWDAAVIRQSIADYEASLPEFGWPNWVIGSHDAARIAARVGDAQARVAAMLLLTLRGTPTLYQGDEIGIGKVTIPPDRVRDPQGLRQPGLGLGRDRSRTPMPWDGSTHAGFSTLDPWLPLNEDWPTRNVAAQDRDADSLLSLYRSLLALRRSHDALAIGEITLVDAAEDVLAYQRRHAGESLLIVLNLGGKTRPLMLPTKTCVAEVLASTLLPSTASRSHRAFRSVDNVLAPDEGLVLRLKEKH; encoded by the coding sequence GTGATCTATCAGATCTATCCCCGGTCGTTTCAGGATAGCGATGCGGACGGGGTCGGAGATCTGGTCGGCATCAAATCGCGTTTGGACTATCTTGCCAGCCTGGGGATCGATGCTGTCTGGTTGTCACCGATTTATCCCTCCCCAATGGCGGATTTTGGATACGACATCGCGGACTATTGCGGTATCGATCCAATGTTTGGTGATCTTACGGGCTTCGATCGACTGCTTTCGGCGGTCCACGCGCGTGGGCTTCGGCTGCTGCTGGATTTCGTTCCCAATCATACCTCCGACCAACATCCTTGGTTTATCCAAAGTCGGTCATCACGCGAGAACCCAAAGCGAGATTGGTACATCTGGAGAGATCCGGCACCCGACGGCGGACCGCCAAACAACTGGATCAGCGACTTCGGTGGCTCGTCTTGGGAATGGGATGCAAGCACCGGCCAGTATTACCTCCACGCATTCCTGACGTCGCAACCCGACATCAATTGGCGCGAACCCCAGGTTCGTGAAGCGATGATGGCGGTGCTGAGATTTTGGCTCGACCGAGGTGTCGACGGATTTCGAATCGACGTGCTGTGGCACATCATCAAAGCGGCAACCCTGCCCGACAATCCGATCAACGCCGACTGGACGCCCGACCGCACACAGCGCGATCGGCTAATCCAGCTCCATTCGACCGACCAGCCCGAAGCGCATGCGATCTCTGCCGATTTCCGCGCGCTGGCCGATAGCTACGGCGACCGCGTCCTGATCGGTGAGATCTGTCTGCCCAATGATCGCCTGGCTCGATGGTATGGCACGGCAAATCGCCCGCAAGTGCATATGCCGTTCAACTTCCAGCTGATCGAAAGCGTCTGGGACGCCGCAGTGATCCGACAGTCGATCGCCGACTATGAGGCCTCGTTGCCGGAATTCGGTTGGCCCAACTGGGTGATCGGAAGTCACGACGCGGCCCGCATTGCCGCGCGAGTCGGCGACGCGCAGGCTCGTGTTGCCGCAATGCTTCTGTTGACTCTTCGTGGCACGCCGACGTTGTACCAGGGGGACGAAATTGGGATCGGCAAGGTGACGATCCCGCCCGATCGCGTGCGCGATCCACAAGGACTGCGTCAGCCTGGCCTGGGGCTCGGACGCGATCGTTCGCGCACTCCGATGCCGTGGGACGGATCGACCCACGCTGGCTTCAGCACGCTGGATCCCTGGCTGCCGCTCAACGAAGACTGGCCAACTCGAAACGTCGCAGCGCAAGATCGGGACGCCGATTCCCTCCTATCGCTCTACCGATCTCTGTTGGCGCTGCGGCGCTCCCACGACGCACTCGCAATCGGTGAGATCACCCTTGTCGACGCAGCCGAGGACGTGCTCGCCTACCAGCGGCGACATGCGGGCGAGTCCTTGCTGATCGTGCTGAACCTGGGTGGCAAGACGCGTCCTCTGATGTTGCCGACCAAGACTTGTGTCGCCGAAGTTCTTGCCTCGACACTTCTGCCATCCACTGCGAGTCGATCGCATCGGGCGTTTCGCTCGGTGGACAACGTGCTCGCCCCTGACGAAGGCCTCGTCTTGCGACTGAAAGAGAAACACTGA
- a CDS encoding glycosyltransferase family 4 protein produces the protein MRVAMLAPIAWRTPPRNYGPWELVTSMLTEALVERGVDVTLFATLDSMTTGTLDGVVPAPYGDDSSIDAKVWEFRHLAYLFEQADQFDLIHNQADFPAHAFSRLIDTPIVTTIHGFSSNRILPMYVEYQDIVHFVAISDADRCADLRYAATIHHGIPIDDFPLNLTGSDDLLFFGRIHPDKGAAEAIAAARASGRQLHMYGIVQDTDYYDREVRPAEDGVTITYHGVVGGEQRLHALGSARALLHLINFDEPFGLSVVEAMACGTPVIASRRGSMPELIQHGVTGFLVDNLTEANQAIERIGEIDRRTVRNAVADRFSIDRMADAYLALYQRILGA, from the coding sequence ATGCGTGTTGCGATGTTGGCTCCGATTGCTTGGCGGACGCCGCCAAGAAACTACGGCCCCTGGGAACTTGTCACCAGCATGCTGACCGAGGCACTGGTCGAGCGTGGCGTCGACGTGACGTTGTTTGCCACCCTCGATAGCATGACGACGGGGACGCTCGATGGCGTCGTGCCAGCGCCGTATGGCGACGATTCGTCGATCGATGCCAAGGTCTGGGAATTCCGCCACCTTGCCTACCTCTTCGAACAGGCCGACCAATTTGATCTGATTCACAACCAAGCGGATTTTCCCGCCCACGCGTTTTCGCGGTTGATCGACACGCCGATCGTGACGACGATCCACGGATTCTCGTCCAATCGCATTCTGCCAATGTATGTGGAATACCAAGACATTGTCCATTTTGTCGCGATCAGCGACGCCGACCGCTGTGCCGATCTGCGCTATGCGGCGACGATCCATCACGGAATTCCTATCGACGATTTTCCGTTGAATCTAACGGGTAGCGACGATCTGCTTTTCTTTGGACGCATCCATCCCGACAAGGGGGCTGCCGAGGCGATCGCTGCTGCGCGGGCGAGCGGCCGCCAGCTCCACATGTATGGGATCGTGCAGGATACCGACTACTATGATCGCGAAGTTCGACCAGCCGAAGATGGCGTAACGATTACCTATCACGGCGTTGTCGGAGGGGAACAGCGGCTGCATGCTCTTGGGTCCGCCCGCGCGCTTTTGCATCTGATCAATTTCGATGAGCCATTCGGGCTTTCGGTTGTCGAAGCGATGGCTTGCGGCACGCCCGTTATCGCATCGCGGCGTGGATCGATGCCCGAACTGATTCAGCATGGCGTGACTGGCTTTCTCGTCGACAACCTTACCGAAGCGAATCAGGCAATCGAGCGTATCGGCGAGATCGATCGGCGAACCGTCCGCAACGCCGTAGCGGACCGATTTAGCATTGATCGCATGGCAGACGCCTACTTGGCCCTCTATCAGCGTATCCTTGGAGCCTAG